From Numida meleagris isolate 19003 breed g44 Domestic line chromosome 4, NumMel1.0, whole genome shotgun sequence, the proteins below share one genomic window:
- the SMIM19 gene encoding small integral membrane protein 19, producing the protein MAAAAAGAGGGGSAALGDSGAIDYSVHEAWNEATNVYLLVVLASLALLVYARRNKRRILRIFTLPPAAETPPEPNFYNSMKKIRLRQQLEMYSIARKYEQQQQPPKQTESVQLSVE; encoded by the exons ATGGCGGCAGCGGCCGCGGGGGCGGGCGGAGGCGGTTCGGCGGCGCTGGGCGACAGCGGGGCCATCGACTACTCGGTGCACGAGGCCTGGAACGAAGCCACCAACGTGTACCTGCTGGTGGTGCTAGCCAGCCTCGCCCTGCTCGTCTATGCGCGGCG GAACAAGAGGAGGATCCTGCGCATCTTCACTCTGCCCCCTGCAGCCGAGACGCCGCCCGAGCCCAACTTCTACAACAGCATGAAGAAGATCCGCCTGCggcagcagctggaaatgtACTCCATCG caaggaagtatgagcagcagcagcagccaccgAAACAGACTGAAAGCGTACAGCTGTCAGTGGAGTAA